GCTGGAGGTGACGTTTCCCTCGTCTTTCATCCCGTTCGTCTCGCGCAACATCGTGTACACGCTACAGCGGGTGAAGTTCGAGCGTCAGGGCCTGTACCGCTGGCTGGTGCAGCACCAGAACGACACCCTGGCCAGCATCCCGCTGCGTGTGACGCTCTTTGATGACCGCCGTTCCGCCACCGGACCCGCAGGCTAGCAGATCATGATCACCTCCAAGCCCAAAACTCATTCCGAAACCAGCACGCCCAAAGGTTCGCCGGTGCGGCAGTTGTCTGTGTTTTTGCATAACCGCGTGGGCGCGCTGATGGCGCTGGTCAAGCTGCTCACCGAGCATCACATCGAGGTGCTGGGCCTCTCGTTGCAGGACACCACCGAGCTGGCGTTGGTGCGCCTCGTTCCCAGTGATCCTGAAACGACTGAGATGCTGTTCATTGAAAAAGGCATCCCGCATGTCGTGTGCCCCGTCACCGCCGTCGAGCTGCGTGAGACCGACCACTCGCTCGCACACGCGCTTTCCGCCCTGCTCTCCGCCGAGATCAACATCGACTTCAGCTACTCGCTGTTCGTGCGTCCTGCGCAGCATCCGGTGTTCGTGTTGCACCTCGATTCCCCGGATATCGGTGCCGAGGTGCTCTCCAGCGCCGGGTTCAAGGTGCTGATGCAGGAAGATTTGAGCCGATAAGCCGGCCGGACTCCTTGAGCATGAACTGCGGCGCCAGTTTGGCGATGAAATCGCGCGCATCCTCCACCGCGCCGAGTTCAGTGAAGGGATCTTCCTGCCCCACACGCTGCTCCGGCAGCGGGACGTAGATGGAGGCCATCGCCCAGCGGTGCTGGATGTTGCGGAACGTGGAGTCGAAGTAGGAGAGGAAGACATGCTCGTAGTGATCCGGGCAGGTGGTGCCGTTGGAGCCGATGTACCAGTAAAAATTCAACGCCCTCGCTCTGATCCGTACGCCTGGCTGCGGTTCCGCATCGCGGAAGATGCGCATCATCATGACAGTGATCTCACGCCCGTCTGCCAGACGCAGCGTAATCGGCGAGCGGTCCGTCACGGTCCAGCCCTGGTTCGGCAGGCAGACCTCCGGGCGGTGCAGGCTGCGTTTCACATAGCCGCTGAGAATCACCGTGGCCATGATCTGCCTGCCGGAGGCTGACGCATAGACGCTGCGCGCCAGTTTGACGCCTTCATCGAGCAGGTCTTTCTCCCGCGCCGTCATGTCGAACTCACGTCCTTGGTAATCTGCCACGGTCAGCGGCAGTGCGAGCCGCACGCCGGGTTCGGACACCTGGAAACTGATGTCCGTGCCGGCGCAGATGCCCAGCACCGCCAGTGGCAGCAGGAGGGCGGCGGCCAGTTGTGACAGCGTGCGGCGTGGCAGCGGGATGGAGAAGGCGGCACTGGAGGCAGGAAGCCTGCCATGACGTTTCAGGTTGGTCTTCATCTCGCGTCCTTCAAACAGCCAGCACAACGCAAACATGCCCGCCAGGGCGACGCCAAACACCGCAAAGCCTGCAAACATATGATACAGCGACATTTCCTGATGATCACCCATGTGTCTGCCCACCGCGAATTCGGAGCCAAACATCAGCGTGCCCACCACCAGCAGCAGCAGGCGCACGACATTGCCCGCTACGGCCAGCGGGATCGCGCACGCGAACAAAATGAGCCGTGAGCGCGGCTGCTTGAGCGCCAGATAACCCAGCAGCGCCGAGATCATCATCAGGGCAAAGAGCGAGTTGATGCCGCTGCATTTCGCATCCACGTCGAGGCTGAAGGCGCTGCCGATTTCAATGCTGCGTGCGGTGTCTGGCGCGGACTGCAACGCGGAACCCTCGCTCACCGCCGGAACGCCGGCCATGTTGAGCAAGGAGGCAGCCATGGCGGCGGTTCTGGGGCGCAGGGGTGATGCCAGGGAGTCTTCCAACGGCTGCAACGGCCAGGTGAAAAAGAGAAACAGCCACGCAAAGAAAAGCGTGCGCATCCAGACGCGCCCCGCCACCAGCAGGATCATGCCGGCCAGGATGAACTGCACCGCCAGGAACCCTGGGTAGCCCGTGTCCGCCTTGTAACCGAGCCAGAAGAAAAACAATCCCAGGCCGAGCGGCAGCAGGCCCAGCCAGGTGCCCTGCCATGGCAGTTTGCGCAGTTCATCACGCCGCATCCAGATCAGCCAGCCGACCAAGGCGGGCACCAGCAGGCAGAACTGCCAGTCCGCGTTTTTGCTCACCCATCTGGCCCAGCCGGTCAGAATGCTCTGCCGTTTGCCGAGATCCCACTGCTGATACGGCCAGACCAGAAACAGCAGCACCAGCACAGCGGGCAGCCCCCAGAGCGCCACCTGACGCAGTGTTCCGGGCCGCCATGAAGTGCCTGGCGCAGCAGGTGAGCGGGCGGTCAATGCGGATGGGTTGGTGGATTCTGTTGCCATGAGGTGGGTTGACTGACAAAGGCTGGCCTTGTTTGTTGATTCTGGCAACCTTCATCGAGTAACGTCATCGCCTCGCATTCATGTCCGATCTTTTTTCCCATTCCACACCCACTGCTCCCGACGAAGACAACGACGAGGAGGAGGAGGCATTGTTGTTCGCGCGCTGCAGCCACCCCCAGTCCGAGGGCGGGGAACATCCTCCAGCCGGGCTGGTTGGGAAAAAGGAGGCGGCAGAAAGGACGAAATCCGAAACGACCGGCACCCTTAAAGATGAGCTGCCTTTGCTCCGGGATGCGGCGGCACATGTGCCGAATCTGCGGCGCTCGCACCTTACTTACCGGCATCTGGTGATTTCGCTCAGCACCTCGCTCGTCATCGGTTTGCTGGTGCTGTATGCAGGCCGGTGGTTCTACGAGCATGAGATTGCTCCCAAGCTCCAAACAACAGCCTCCTCCGCTCCTGATCAAACAGCGAGCGCCGTCAAAGAAGCCCTCGCCAAGGCCGACGAGCAAATCGCCGCGCTACAAAAGCAGGTCGATGTCATGCGGCGCGAGCAGCTTCTCTTGCAGCAGAACACGCGTGAATCGTTGGAAAGCATCTCCACCGTGCTGAACAACCCAAAGCTTGCGCCCGCGCCAGCAGCGGCCGCCTCGGATCAACAGGGCGTTGCGCGCATGGCCGAGATGAGGCCCGACATCTCGCCGACGCAGCAGGAATTCATCCAGCTCAAGGAGCGCAACCGCCTCACCGCCTACGCCGACGAAGCCATTGCCACCGGCATGCGCAAGCCGCTCGAGGTGATCGTCGAATACCTGCGCGATCCAGACTCGAAGCATCTTCACGAGGCCGCACAGGCCGAGTATCTGCGCGCCGTGCGCTCCATCCAGCTTCTCCAGCGTGAAGATCCCGGCTACCGCCTGCCCGTGACTGAATTGTTCAAGGATCAAAACATTCGCGACGAGGCCGATGTGAAACCCGAGGCCCTGCTCAAACTGCTCGGTGACTACAAGCAGACATGGGAAGTGCGTTTGCGTGTCTGCTTCCTCCTTCTCGGCAGCAACTTGCCGGAGACCAACGGGCAGCTCACCAAGGCCATCAAAGAGGATCCCTCGCTTGATGTCGCCAAGCACGCCCAGCTTGCCCTCGAACAGCGCATCAA
This genomic interval from Prosthecobacter sp. contains the following:
- a CDS encoding exosortase/archaeosortase family protein, whose amino-acid sequence is MATESTNPSALTARSPAAPGTSWRPGTLRQVALWGLPAVLVLLFLVWPYQQWDLGKRQSILTGWARWVSKNADWQFCLLVPALVGWLIWMRRDELRKLPWQGTWLGLLPLGLGLFFFWLGYKADTGYPGFLAVQFILAGMILLVAGRVWMRTLFFAWLFLFFTWPLQPLEDSLASPLRPRTAAMAASLLNMAGVPAVSEGSALQSAPDTARSIEIGSAFSLDVDAKCSGINSLFALMMISALLGYLALKQPRSRLILFACAIPLAVAGNVVRLLLLVVGTLMFGSEFAVGRHMGDHQEMSLYHMFAGFAVFGVALAGMFALCWLFEGREMKTNLKRHGRLPASSAAFSIPLPRRTLSQLAAALLLPLAVLGICAGTDISFQVSEPGVRLALPLTVADYQGREFDMTAREKDLLDEGVKLARSVYASASGRQIMATVILSGYVKRSLHRPEVCLPNQGWTVTDRSPITLRLADGREITVMMMRIFRDAEPQPGVRIRARALNFYWYIGSNGTTCPDHYEHVFLSYFDSTFRNIQHRWAMASIYVPLPEQRVGQEDPFTELGAVEDARDFIAKLAPQFMLKESGRLIGSNLPASAP